In Juglans microcarpa x Juglans regia isolate MS1-56 chromosome 8D, Jm3101_v1.0, whole genome shotgun sequence, the following are encoded in one genomic region:
- the LOC121242063 gene encoding protein MITOFERRINLIKE 1, chloroplastic: protein MDTRLSASLGLPFQTSKPHPPPDFASLFTHLTTALTSPANPISKPKSLSRRKPPKSPLNHANSTTYLSFASTSLKPISAKPQKTLLKSLSVLERALIGAAGGGIAGAFTYVCLHPLDTIKTKLQTKGASQLYANTFDAIVKTFQTKGILGFYSGVSAVIVGSTASSAVYFGTCELGKSILGGFDRYPSVLIPPTAGAMGNIVSSAIMVPKELITQRMQAGAKGRSWEVLLRILEKDGVLGLYAGYSATLLRNLPAGVLSYSSFEYLKAAVLRRTSKTHLEPIQSVCCGALAGAISASITTPLDVVKTRLMTQLHGEAANKVATAMYKGVAGTVKQILKEEGWVGLTRGMGPRVVHSACFSALGYFAFETARLAVLQQYLRRKELREASVAPA from the coding sequence ATGGACACCCGACTCTCGGCCTCTCTCGGTCTCCCCTTTCAAACCTCCAAGCCCCACCCACCACCTGATTTCGCTTCCCTCTTCACCCACCTGACCACCGCTCTCACATCCCCTGCAAACCCCATCTCAAAACCCAAATCCCTCTCCCGACGAAAACCGCCCAAATCACCTCTCAATCACGCCAATTCTACTACCTACCTCTCCTTCGCCTCCACATCCTTAAAACCCATCTCGGCCAAACCCCAAAAGACCCTTCTCAAGAGCCTCTCCGTCCTCGAGCGCGCCCTCATCGGCGCTGCTGGTGGTGGCATTGCCGGAGCTTTCACCTACGTCTGTCTCCACCCACTTGACACTATCAAAACCAAGCTCCAGACCAAAGGCGCGTCCCAACTCTACGCCAACACCTTCGACGCCATCGTCAAGACCTTCCAGACTAAAGGGATCCTCGGCTTCTACAGCGGCGTTTCCGCCGTTATCGTCGGATCAACAGCATCTTCCGCTGTGTACTTCGGTACCTGCGAGCTGGGCAAGTCGATCTTAGGTGGTTTCGATCGGTACCCATCCGTGCTCATTCCCCCGACGGCCGGGGCGATGGGGAATATCGTTTCGTCGGCGATAATGGTGCCCAAGGAGTTGATCACGCAGCGAATGCAGGCCGGGGCAAAGGGACGGTCTTGGGAGGTCTTGTTAAGGATTTTGGAGAAAGACGGTGTGCTGGGTTTGTATGCGGGTTACTCTGCGACATTGCTAAGGAATTTGCCTGCTGGGGTGCTGAGCTATTCTTCGTTTGAGTACTTAAAAGCTGCGGTGCTGCGAAGGACGAGTAAGACTCACCTGGAGCCCATTCAAAGCGTGTGTTGTGGGGCACTGGCCGGAGCGATATCCGCGTCTATTACAACGCCGCTTGACGTGGTGAAGACGAGGTTGATGACTCAGCTTCATGGGGAGGCTGCGAATAAAGTTGCCACGGCAATGTATAAAGGGGTTGCCGGCACGGTGAAGCAAATACTGAAGGAGGAGGGGTGGGTTGGGCTTACTAGAGGAATGGGGCCTAGAGTTGTTCATAGTGCGTGTTTCTCGGCTTTGGGATACTTTGCATTCGAGACGGCTAGGCTTGCTGTGTTGCAGCAGTATCTCAGAAGGAAGGAGCTGCGCGAGGCGTCTGTTGCTCCTGCTTGA
- the LOC121242066 gene encoding uncharacterized protein LOC121242066 isoform X1, with amino-acid sequence MESSLEDVTICQKCGDRGFSVALIYCAKCQVSAEHRYCLDVLPATFDEYVTWFCDDCEPKVGKLYTINLPSPFPPRVRHSVDSENKQAVQSRIGLNKNNNNIQGLKDNEKFEKKKKKKKKKKRRDIGVSVVETDVRICDSIPSLQLNETHCGEICKKGQKLGQGYPKLRDIHCGEKCEEGRKLGQESGLHLKDGANLDEGAEDVSSSLQCMKTHGGKNCEKDLKLGQEFRLDLKDGTSLDEEIESLKTSQIATSNVLERHVPSQPIVDPIWRGSLCICNNSFDPLSIVAHLSSLACSKVCEETKLIPELLYAELLLRSQVWPKGFEKWGPTDQSIALYFFPDNESDEIACERLVKLMIGQDLALRSLVKNAELLVFPSKKLPVQYWSEPNCLKFPQSNPDFVLENFILISFFA; translated from the exons ATGGAGTCTTCACTAGAGGAC GTGACTATTTGTCAGAAATGTGGTGACAGAGGCTTCTCTGTGGCTTTAATCTACTGTGCAAAATGCCAGGTTTCTGCTGAGCATCG CTATTGCTTGGATGTACTGCCAGCAACTTTTGATGAATATGTTACTTGGTTTTGTGACGATTGTGAACCAAAGGTTGGAAAGCTATATACTATCAACTTACCTAGCCCTTTCCCTCCTAGAGTAAGACATTCTGTTGATTCAGAAAATAAGCAAGCAGTCCAATCTAGAATAGGgttaaataagaataataacaaCATCCAAGGATTGAAGGATaatgagaaatttgaaaagaagaagaagaagaagaagaagaagaagagaagggacATCGGTGTCTCTGTGGTTGAAACGGATGTGAGAATATGTGATAGTATTCCTTCCCTTCAACTGAATGAGACACATTGTGGTGAGATCTGCAAAAAAGGTCAGAAGCTTGGACAGGGGTATCCTAAACTCCGTGACATCCATTGTGGTGAGAAATGTGAAGAAGGTCGGAAGCTTGGACAAGAATCAGGACTCCATCTGAAAGATGGAGCCAATTTGGATGAAGGTGCTGAAGATGTTAGCTCTTCTCTTCAATGCATGAAGACACATGGTGGTAAGAATTGTGAGAAAGATCTGAAGCTTGGACAAGAGTTTCGACTGGATCTGAAAGATGGGACCAGTCTTGATGAGGAGATTGAATCTCTTAAAACCTCTCAAATAGCTACTTCCAATGTCTTAGAACGCCATGTCCCTTCACAGCCTATCGTTGATCCTATATGGAG GGGTAGTTTATGCATCTGCAACAATAGTTTTGACCCTCTTAGCATTGTAGCCCATTTGTCTAGCTTAGCATGTTCTAAAGTCTGTGAGGAGACAAAATTGATACCGGAGTTGCTTTATGCCGAGTTGCTTCTTAGGTCTCAAGTGTGGCCAAAAGGTTTTGAGAAGTGGGGCCCAACTGATCAGAGTATTgctctttatttctttccagACAATGAAAG TGATGAAATTGCTTGTGAGAGGCTGGTAAAATTGATGATTGGTCAAGACCTTGCATTGAGATCTTTGGTTAAAAATGCAGAACTTTTGGTTTTCCCTTCGAAGAAACTGCCTGTGCAGTATTGGAGTGAGCCCAATTGTCTTAAATTTCCACAAAGCAATCCTGATTTTGTTTTAGAGAACttcattttaatatctttttttgcATGA
- the LOC121242066 gene encoding uncharacterized protein LOC121242066 isoform X2: protein MVTICQKCGDRGFSVALIYCAKCQVSAEHRYCLDVLPATFDEYVTWFCDDCEPKVGKLYTINLPSPFPPRVRHSVDSENKQAVQSRIGLNKNNNNIQGLKDNEKFEKKKKKKKKKKRRDIGVSVVETDVRICDSIPSLQLNETHCGEICKKGQKLGQGYPKLRDIHCGEKCEEGRKLGQESGLHLKDGANLDEGAEDVSSSLQCMKTHGGKNCEKDLKLGQEFRLDLKDGTSLDEEIESLKTSQIATSNVLERHVPSQPIVDPIWRGSLCICNNSFDPLSIVAHLSSLACSKVCEETKLIPELLYAELLLRSQVWPKGFEKWGPTDQSIALYFFPDNESDEIACERLVKLMIGQDLALRSLVKNAELLVFPSKKLPVQYWSEPNCLKFPQSNPDFVLENFILISFFA from the exons ATG GTGACTATTTGTCAGAAATGTGGTGACAGAGGCTTCTCTGTGGCTTTAATCTACTGTGCAAAATGCCAGGTTTCTGCTGAGCATCG CTATTGCTTGGATGTACTGCCAGCAACTTTTGATGAATATGTTACTTGGTTTTGTGACGATTGTGAACCAAAGGTTGGAAAGCTATATACTATCAACTTACCTAGCCCTTTCCCTCCTAGAGTAAGACATTCTGTTGATTCAGAAAATAAGCAAGCAGTCCAATCTAGAATAGGgttaaataagaataataacaaCATCCAAGGATTGAAGGATaatgagaaatttgaaaagaagaagaagaagaagaagaagaagaagagaagggacATCGGTGTCTCTGTGGTTGAAACGGATGTGAGAATATGTGATAGTATTCCTTCCCTTCAACTGAATGAGACACATTGTGGTGAGATCTGCAAAAAAGGTCAGAAGCTTGGACAGGGGTATCCTAAACTCCGTGACATCCATTGTGGTGAGAAATGTGAAGAAGGTCGGAAGCTTGGACAAGAATCAGGACTCCATCTGAAAGATGGAGCCAATTTGGATGAAGGTGCTGAAGATGTTAGCTCTTCTCTTCAATGCATGAAGACACATGGTGGTAAGAATTGTGAGAAAGATCTGAAGCTTGGACAAGAGTTTCGACTGGATCTGAAAGATGGGACCAGTCTTGATGAGGAGATTGAATCTCTTAAAACCTCTCAAATAGCTACTTCCAATGTCTTAGAACGCCATGTCCCTTCACAGCCTATCGTTGATCCTATATGGAG GGGTAGTTTATGCATCTGCAACAATAGTTTTGACCCTCTTAGCATTGTAGCCCATTTGTCTAGCTTAGCATGTTCTAAAGTCTGTGAGGAGACAAAATTGATACCGGAGTTGCTTTATGCCGAGTTGCTTCTTAGGTCTCAAGTGTGGCCAAAAGGTTTTGAGAAGTGGGGCCCAACTGATCAGAGTATTgctctttatttctttccagACAATGAAAG TGATGAAATTGCTTGTGAGAGGCTGGTAAAATTGATGATTGGTCAAGACCTTGCATTGAGATCTTTGGTTAAAAATGCAGAACTTTTGGTTTTCCCTTCGAAGAAACTGCCTGTGCAGTATTGGAGTGAGCCCAATTGTCTTAAATTTCCACAAAGCAATCCTGATTTTGTTTTAGAGAACttcattttaatatctttttttgcATGA
- the LOC121242065 gene encoding L-type lectin-domain containing receptor kinase S.6 produces MRSSFLFFWVHFFLFLNFIFPSNSLPSSPANNVTLSGDAYFGNNAISLTKESSCVSSPSSSGVGRAFYVHPVRFLDSVTNSTASFSCRFSFSIVPSPVCPSGDGIAFLITANTEYSSTSRGSMGLPEHALIAEDPFFAVEFDTSYDPSVGDISGNHAGIDVSTIISFVSVDVSSRGIDLKSGRQITAWIEYREAIKMIRVWLGYSQIRPSSPILISQIDLSNQFKEFMHVGFSASNGQGSSIHIIDNWRFKTFWSLPSVITMDTLEEGDCFVCFSEDQSITNASISVDDHARRKKVEELAYGLGGLAAFLFSASAIFAVVLFFLIKSRRLHIRKSKEGPSCRYQTNRAPERLSLSEIKAATMAFNRNRIIGEGASATVYKGSLPSWGEVAVKRFDRGNEIDCMPNPFTTEFATMMGCLRHKNLVRLQGWCCERSELVLVYEYLPNGSLNKILHKHSNSTIHLSWQQRLNIVLGVASALTYLHDECERQIIHRDVKTCNIMLDAEFNAKLGDFGLAAVYEHSSVTREATIPAGTMGYLAPEYVYSGVPTKKTDVYSFGVVVLEVATGRKPVDDDGTVLVDWVWDLWENGKLNEAADPKLMGKFDEVKMERMLIVGLSCVHPDPEKRSPVKEAARILRGEAPLPLLPTRKPRIRIRPVFPEDVFGEDIDDMPWMTPKSHLSKD; encoded by the coding sequence ATGcgttcttcttttctcttcttctggGTCCATTTCTTTCTGTTCTTGAacttcatttttccttcaaattctcTTCCTTCATCGCCTGCTAATAATGTCACGCTCTCTGGTGACGCCTACTTCGGAAACAATGCCATTAGTCTCACCAAAGAATCCAGCTGCGTctcttccccttcttcttctGGGGTTGGAAGAGCTTTCTACGTCCACCCAGTTCGTTTTCTTGATTCTGTGACCAACTCCACTGCATCTTTCTCTTGCCGTTTCTCCTTCTCCATCGTACCTTCTCCGGTTTGCCCTTCCGGAGATGGGATTGCGTTTTTGATAACTGCCAATACCGAATATTCTAGCACTTCTCGTGGCTCCATGGGTCTTCCGGAGCATGCCTTAATAGCAGAGGACCCCTTTTTCGCTGTGGAATTTGATACAAGTTATGATCCTTCCGTTGGAGACATCAGTGGGAATCATGCAGGCATCGATGTCAGTACGATCATATCTTTCGTTTCAGTCGATGTCTCTTCGAGGGGGATTGATTTGAAAAGCGGGAGGCAGATTACGGCTTGGATTGAATACAGAGAGGCCATCAAAATGATCCGAGTATGGCTTGGGTACTCGCAGATTAGGCCTTCAAGTCCCATTCTCATTTCCCAGATTGATCTCTCCAACCAATTCAAGGAGTTCATGCATGTTGGGTTCTCTGCTTCTAATGGCCAGGGCTCTTCAATTCACATTATTGATAATTGGCGATTCAAAACTTTTTGGTCTCTCCCCTCTGTGATTACGATGGATACTCTGGAAGAAGGGGACTGTTTCGTTTGCTTTTCTGAGGACCAAAGCATCACAAATGCCAGCATCTCTGTAGATGATCatgcaagaagaaagaaagtCGAAGAGCTAGCTTACGGATTGGGAGGATTAGCAGCATTTCTCTTCTCCGCATCTGCAATTTTTGCTGTAGtcctttttttcttgataaagAGCAGAAGACTCCATATCAGAAAAAGCAAAGAAGGCCCAAGTTGTAGATATCAGACGAATAGAGCACCGGAAAGGTTGTCACTTTCCGAGATAAAGGCAGCTACAATGGCGTTTAATCGAAACAGAATTATTGGAGAAGGGGCATCGGCTACAGTTTATAAAGGGTCTCTCCCATCTTGGGGAGAGGTGGCTGTTAAAAGATTTGATAGGGGCAATGAGATTGATTGTATGCCCAATCCTTTCACTACTGAGTTTGCAACAATGATGGGTTGCCTAAGGCACAAGAATTTGGTTCGACTTCAAGGATGGTGCTGCGAGAGAAGTGAGCTAGTCCTGGTTTATGAGTACTTACCCAATGGAAGCCTCAACAAAATCCTGCACAAACACTCAAATTCAACAATCCATCTGTCATGGCAGCAAAGACTGAATATAGTTCTAGGAGTCGCCTCTGCTCTTACTTATCTGCACGATGAATGCGAGAGGCAAATAATTCACAGAGATGTCAAGACTTGCAACATAATGCTTGATGCTGAGTTCAATGCCAAACTCGGAGATTTTGGTTTGGCAGCAGTCTATGAACATAGTTCTGTGACGAGGGAAGCAACTATACCAGCAGGAACAATGGGATATCTGGCTCCTGAGTATGTCTATTCTGGGGTCCCAACTAAGAAAACTGATGTTTACAGCTTTGGTGTTGTGGTGCTGGAGGTAGCAACAGGGAGAAAGCCTGTTGATGATGATGGAACAGTGCTTGTTGATTGGGTTTGGGACTTGTGGGAAAATGGGAAACTTAATGAGGCTGCTGATCCCAAGTTGATGGGTAAGTTTGATGAGGTGAAAATGGAGAGGATGTTAATAGTGGGACTTTCTTGTGTGCATCCAGACCCCGAAAAGCGGTCACCGGTGAAGGAAGCTGCAAGGATTCTCAGAGGTGAAGCACCACTTCCATTGTTGCCAACAAGGAAACCCAGAATTAGAATTCGACCTGTTTTTCCTGAAGATGTATTTGGTGAAGACATTGATGATATGCCATGGATGACCCCAAAGAGCCATCTGAGCAAGGACTAG
- the LOC121242066 gene encoding uncharacterized protein LOC121242066 isoform X3 — protein MESSLEDVTICQKCGDRGFSVALIYCAKCQVSAEHRYCLDVLPATFDEYVTWFCDDCEPKVGKLYTINLPSPFPPRVRHSVDSENKQAVQSRIGLNKNNNNIQGLKDNEKFEKKKKKKKKKKRRDIGVSVVETDVRICDSIPSLQLNETHCGEICKKGQKLGQGYPKLRDIHCGEKCEEGRKLGQESGLHLKDGANLDEGAEDVSSSLQCMKTHGGKNCEKDLKLGQEFRLDLKDGTSLDEEIESLKTSQIATSNVLERHVPSQPIVDPIWRGSLCICNNSFDPLSIVAHLSSLACSKVCEETKLIPELLYAELLLRSQVWPKGFEKWGPTDQSIALYFFPDNESDEIACERLVKLMIGQDLALRSLVKNAELLVFPSKKLPVQYWRFQGKFYLWGVFRQKKQKLHR, from the exons ATGGAGTCTTCACTAGAGGAC GTGACTATTTGTCAGAAATGTGGTGACAGAGGCTTCTCTGTGGCTTTAATCTACTGTGCAAAATGCCAGGTTTCTGCTGAGCATCG CTATTGCTTGGATGTACTGCCAGCAACTTTTGATGAATATGTTACTTGGTTTTGTGACGATTGTGAACCAAAGGTTGGAAAGCTATATACTATCAACTTACCTAGCCCTTTCCCTCCTAGAGTAAGACATTCTGTTGATTCAGAAAATAAGCAAGCAGTCCAATCTAGAATAGGgttaaataagaataataacaaCATCCAAGGATTGAAGGATaatgagaaatttgaaaagaagaagaagaagaagaagaagaagaagagaagggacATCGGTGTCTCTGTGGTTGAAACGGATGTGAGAATATGTGATAGTATTCCTTCCCTTCAACTGAATGAGACACATTGTGGTGAGATCTGCAAAAAAGGTCAGAAGCTTGGACAGGGGTATCCTAAACTCCGTGACATCCATTGTGGTGAGAAATGTGAAGAAGGTCGGAAGCTTGGACAAGAATCAGGACTCCATCTGAAAGATGGAGCCAATTTGGATGAAGGTGCTGAAGATGTTAGCTCTTCTCTTCAATGCATGAAGACACATGGTGGTAAGAATTGTGAGAAAGATCTGAAGCTTGGACAAGAGTTTCGACTGGATCTGAAAGATGGGACCAGTCTTGATGAGGAGATTGAATCTCTTAAAACCTCTCAAATAGCTACTTCCAATGTCTTAGAACGCCATGTCCCTTCACAGCCTATCGTTGATCCTATATGGAG GGGTAGTTTATGCATCTGCAACAATAGTTTTGACCCTCTTAGCATTGTAGCCCATTTGTCTAGCTTAGCATGTTCTAAAGTCTGTGAGGAGACAAAATTGATACCGGAGTTGCTTTATGCCGAGTTGCTTCTTAGGTCTCAAGTGTGGCCAAAAGGTTTTGAGAAGTGGGGCCCAACTGATCAGAGTATTgctctttatttctttccagACAATGAAAG TGATGAAATTGCTTGTGAGAGGCTGGTAAAATTGATGATTGGTCAAGACCTTGCATTGAGATCTTTGGTTAAAAATGCAGAACTTTTGGTTTTCCCTTCGAAGAAACTGCCTGTGCAGTATTGGA GATTTCAGGGGAAGTTTTATCTGTGGGGTGTGTTCAGGcaaaaaaagcaaaagcttcACAGGTAA
- the LOC121243121 gene encoding uncharacterized protein LOC121243121, whose amino-acid sequence MDSLSGIPAAGRSPRIRELQGPRPPRLRINKESHKIKKHTPAQPHSQPRKPVVIYLDSPKIIHVSPENFKTLVQRLTGLPSSSSSSSSSTSNVDQSSNPFNRNNNGTISSTAALDQGKKQQEAGGVDVGGMAGIFGVDRGVEMMGSFPGILSPVPTTLPPIPPNFFSPPSVPTHLSNFLPDLSPVLLHGGTNNHMEGSFMPISSNLVSVPPITYRPSITPSINYLFNNSLGMEGSTFMPRPSSFVSPPMTYPNNSCYSFNNSFGMEGGFMQPSPPSFVSPPMTYPSTTPSIDQYSFNNSFGMEGSFMQPSPPNFFSPPISTYPSTTPSVSPPVLIYPTTPISIDDDDDIDENLLNSFFGN is encoded by the coding sequence ATGGATTCTTTGTCGGGCATCCCTGCCGCCGGCAGATCACCAAGAATTAGAGAGCTCCAAGGTCCTCGTCCCCCGCGTCTCAGAATAAACAAAGAATCCCACAAGATCAAGAAACATACCCCGGCGCAGCCACACTCTCAGCCTCGAAAGCCGGTCGTAATCTACTTGGACTCACCTAAGATAATTCACGTCAGCCCAGAAAACTTCAAAACTCTTGTTCAACGCCTGACCGGATTGCCATCATCATcctcgtcttcatcttcttccacaTCCAACGTTGATCAGTCTAGCAACCCTTTCAACCGCAACAACAATGGTACAATATCGTCGACGGCGGCTCTTGATCAAGGGAAGAAACAGCAAGAAGCTGGTGGCGTCGACGTGGGTGGCATGGCAGGGATATTTGGTGTTGATCGCGGGGTTGAGATGATGGGTTCTTTTCCGGGAATACTGTCACCAGTGCCAACTACACTTCCTCCAATTCCACCAAACTTTTTCTCCCCCCCATCTGTTCCGACCCATCTTAGTAATTTCCTTCCCGATTTAAGCCCTGTACTGCTTCATGGTGGCACGAACAATCACATGGAAGGTAGTTTCATGCCAATTTCTTCGAACTTAGTTTCAGTACCACCAATTACGTACCGGCCTAGTATAACTCCATCGATAAATTACTTATTCAACAATTCTTTGGGCATGGAAGGTAGTACTTTCATGCCTAGACCTTCAAGCTTTGTTTCACCTCCAATGACATACCCTAATAATTCATGTTACTCATTCAACAATTCTTTTGGCATGGAAGGCGGTTTCATGCAGCCTAGTCCTCCAAGCTTTGTTTCACCTCCAATGACATACCCTAGTACAACACCATCCATAGATCAGTATTCATTCAACAATTCTTTTGGCATGGAAGGAAGTTTCATGCAGCCTAGTCCTCCAAACTTTTTTTCGCCTCCAATATCGACATACCCTAGTACAACTCCATCCGTTTCACCTCCAGTATTGATATACCCTACAACTCCAATATCcatagatgatgatgatgatattgatgagaACTTATTAAACAGTTTTTTTGGCAATTGA